ATGGGGCTTATGGGTAGTGTGCAGCAAAATGTAGGTATCAGGTCAAGTTTCTGGAGCGCCTTAATAAAAATGAGTGGGGAGCTTGTATTCAACATTAAATGGACAAAGATGAACTTAagagagaaaaaggaaaaaagttaatcaaattaacttaatttttctttttactggAGATGCATCACAATGGTCAGACTTGTGTATGTTAACAAAGACCagcgattaaaaaataaaatgtgtcctATGTGAACAGCCCCCTTAAACTGTTGCCATGATGATTAACCGTCCCACCTGCTCATTTCATAGAGGAAACGGTCTGCCTTCGCCATGCGGTCCAACTCGTGTTTGTGTTCCTCCAGCAGGTCCACGTCACACTTCTCTGGGACAAACTTCATCATCTGGAGCAGTGAAGAAAACACCATTAATTACATTCAGTTAATTATTCAATTGTAACCTAAGTTtcttacagttacatttatgtcACAATTGAagctttataactcacaatttgacttttttttatttttataattgcaactttatatctcataattgtttatttctagtaattgcatttttatatttcataattgatAAGTGTCTCATAAGTGTGAACTTCCATTATTATTTCCAGTAATCGTGACTATGCAACTCACAAATGCAACTTTTTTCCATAGTTGTTACTTTATAgctcacaactttttttttttttttaatctttttttcataattgcgactttatttctcaaaactgcaactttatatctcacaattgtgacttttttttttaccccattaTTGCAATTGCACAGCTGGGACTTTATTGCATAAATATGACTGGACAGACCGTATATCTCACTTTATATGACCATACAAATATGACTTTATATCTGTTGCATTTTTTACTCTGAGGCGGAAACAGATTTCCATACATGTTTGTTAACCATGATAGCCATTTTAAACCCAGAATGCTCTTCCTTCTGTCAGCTCACACTCACCTGCTCCAGCATGTCCTTGGGCAGATCTTCCTGTTCATCCATAGTCAGAATGGCTCTCTTTATTTCCTCATTGGAAAGTTTCATTCTGAAACACACAAGCACAAGATATACAGATCAAGCAGACTGGGACAAATAAATTCATTTGAAATGAATTCCCAAATTAAATCAGAGCGATAGATCCACATCAGCAGAAAACTCAGTGAACTGAGAAAAGGGAATTGCTGGGAATTTCCTCCGCTTGCATAAAATTTTCTTTGCCATATAGTATAAATAAATTAGTGTATGTTATTTAGAAGAGCTATTAATCTTGAGGCCCAGTGTTGAACCCAAGTGTTTATTCCAGTTACCAAGAATATCTTATATCATTACTGGAGTGAAGAAGTGATATTATCACATGATTCATAGAAGTTAACTTATAACTCATAATCTGTGAACATCACTGGTTAAATCTCAACAGTAACATGTCATTTGTGGACAGTTTGTCGTATGTGAGTTCCTGCCCTCTCCACCAATTAGTTTGAGCTATACATGATAAGTATGTTGTAAAACAAGCTGAAAATCTAGGGAAGATAAATATATTCCTTCTAAAATTGAAGGTGTTGGCAGATCTCCGATAGACACAGACAAACTGCCCAGAGAATAATCTACAAGTGCAGACATGATTGCAACTTAATGATATACATGCACATCTGATCCAGAGATAGCTGTGTGTGGACTTTAGGCCAAAAAGAACAGGTGTTTGATGGGTCTGAGATCAGCGTTGGAGAGCAGCCTTCGTTCCCCAGCGTGGATCCAGAGAGACTGCAAACCACAGCAACGACATGAAACACGGCCAGAGCTCTTTCCGTGTTCGAGTCGAGGTGTTTGTGCCAAGCAGCGCTTCCAATTCCCAGCATTCTGTTACCAAGTTCTTTCTAACAAAGTTCACATGCTTACAGGAGTGAGTGAAGTTAAACTCAAAAAGGAAAAGAATGAAATAATGGCAGCCTCAGTTCATTCAGAGGCAAGCAAACTTCATTATTAGGATGTCATTAGCGTAACCACAAGACTCCCTCTTTATTGTTTAATCAGTAAATAATAAGCAGGAGGAAAATATTGTGGCGCTGTGGAAAACTTTCCATTTCATGTGGTCACAGACACTTTACCAGGAATGTGAAATGCCATGAATCAAACCTTTAGAGACCCAATGAAATCACAGATTTAGTCCCACATTTAACCAGATATGCAGGAAGTTTCTCCTCCAggaaaacaaattatattaattgACATAACATTTGgttatttaaacaacaacaacaacaaaaatatttgtttagttttaatgtaacttttaaagtaaataaaaaaaaaacatatacacacatatatatccttaacacaaaatacatttatttgagaagcaacgctgcataagatattaagacttgtttattaaatgcattttgtcTTACTGCACTggcggattttttttttctttacttgttTAAATTCTCCATACTTatagtgatgaaaaaaaaaaaaaaacttgcgttAACTGttcaaaatcttcaaaaaaaaaaaaaaagactctgaTGTTTCACCAAAGCtttgtttatttgatcaataaaaacaGTATATTGAAAATCACTGTTAAATTATAATGtgaaaattataacaatttaatataactgtatttttattttattatattttaaaatgttattttattcctATGgtcacaaagctgaattttcagcatcattactccattaatatttttgtgggaactgcgataaaaaaaaaaatctggattctttgatgaatgaaaagttcaaaagaacattatgtgatttttttgtaacattataaatgcctttattgtCAATTAGTCAATTTACTACATCCTTACAATGAaccccaaaatgtatttaaaaactttttttttaaagatattggattttatttttctaaagtgTAAAGCCCTTTCCGGTCTAAAAAAAGTTGAGAACTGTCATCAATGAGTTGATCTGATCGCTAAACTCTAGTAACCAATCACCGAACACATGTCACACGTCAGTCTCATCTCCCTCCAGCCAGACCACCATCTCACCCTCCACCCCCTTGACGTCCAGCACCACATTCACCATTCCTAAACCAACACTGATGACTCTACAGGCTTCCACTTGAGAAGCTAAACTATTTAAATCCCTGTGAACCCCTGGGTGGTCCGTTCGGTGGCTGTACAATGGATTACACCCAAATCTCTGCTTGTGGAGATCCTGAGAGATCATTAAGGGGGGATAAGAGTGTAATAGAACCACATGTCGTGATCTACAGATGGTGCTGAAGTCAGCTGTTAATGTAGGTAAGATGGGGTCTCGATGTAGTCATTAATAAAAAATCTGCAGGGAGGATTTTGGAATGAATCTGGCAATTCTGGAATTGGTCTGGTTTGTTTCATGTAGTTTGGAGTCTTGCTTTACGAAAGCCTTTGGTGTCTGGGTCCCAAGCCAAACCGCAGTCAGTCAGTGAGCTGTTATATATCCGACACCGTCTGGATTGGCAGCTGTGACTAACTTACAGTTTGCTTTGTGGGATACATTTTGTACAGAAAGGGTAGTCCTGAGGTTGCAAACAGACATTTAACCTAAAATAAGAAATGGATCCTATAATGAAAGATATTTATAAGAACAATATCACTACTGAGAAGGAGAACCTCATTGGGAACCCTGGATAGTTAAAGTATTAAGCGCTGCATGGAAGCCTGTTTAAATTCTGCTCATTCTCACACTTAAGTCACATCTGTATTAAGCTATAAACCAGAGAAATGTAAATCCTGAATACGTCAACTACTCAGGAGTTCTACAACTAGGAACTGCAGTAGTATTTTCCTTTATTATGTCGTATATTTCGAGTTAGAGGGGCTTGATCGTCCTATTATAAGTCAATGAAAATATTTCCTGAGGTTTGAACTGACAATGCATTCTTTGAAGGTGAAATCAAGGTCatgatgaattaaaataatataatttgaaatattttttttctaaatcaataTATGGTCTTTTCATTGAATGAAGCCTGGATACATGTAATGGATACTAAATCTTAATAGTGATTTGTTTGaagaagcattttatttattatttttacaattaattatatgACTGCAAAAACAGTGAGTCCAAGGAAATGGAGAACCCATAAGCAGGCCATTCTTCCACATATTCTGCTAAGATTTTGGGAAAAATTCAATAGgaggaatatatttaaatatgatacactatcattcaaaggtttggaggcagtaagatttttaaatgtatttgaaagacaTATCATACACTCAAAATgctgcatttaatttatatatatatatatataaaaatattaaaccataATATGTTAATTCTCAAGATtctttggtgaataaaagtatttatttgaaatagaaatattttgtaacattataattgtcttATAATGTcagccaaaatatttaataaatgagctcCCAAAGGGTCATTTTTGATATGGATATTCCAAACCACAGCAATTTGTGGAGCTTCTGTAATCACAGAATCCTTGCGGGTTCCTTGTGTGTGAGAAAGTCAAATATCATTCCTGGCAATGACAACCAGGTTGTCAAGCttgaaaaatgatttttaatgatttaaggcTCTTAATTAATGAGGCAGGGTTCCTGTTGATTTTTAAAGGCCCATGCTCCACTGATTTACAAAGAATTCAAGGAAGCCACCTCATACTATATACTCATGAAAAATCTAAGGAGCAGTATGACTTTCATTGATAGGAAATGGTACAATAGCCAAGGTGGAAGATATAGTATCAAAGCAGGATGTAGGAACCGGAAGGTTTTACCCACAGGATATGACATTTACATCTAGTGAGGTCCACACACACCCCAGCCGGAGGTGAACTCATACCCGGGGCAGACACATCACTCACCGTGAGAGGAGGATGTTGCAGTTCTGAGCCCGGCGGCCATCGATGACAGAGAGCTCTTTGACTTTCTTGGAGCTCAGCGCATCGTCTTCAACCTCCTTCTGTGGTCGGAGTCACAAAGaatcagaattaaaataaaagaatcaaTACACTCTGATTCTGAATCTCAAACTAACACTAACAGTCAAAAGTTcggaataattaatttaaataattaagtctctcatgctcactgtctgcattcatttgatataaaaaaatgcagtaaaaactgtgaaataccATTTGAATTtagaactgtttttttatttttaaatatttcaaaagaaaaaaaaatcctgtgatgcaaagcagaattttcagccgCCATTACTCTCGTCTTCAATgctacttcagaaatcattctgatatactgatttcaaacttttgaccaacTATGCATATGACCATTATCAGTAAAGTCACATTAGGTTTCCACTTTTAAACACTGTCTGGATACAAAATGAATGACAGAAAGAGTGAGTGGGGTAGAGATGATGCAAACACTATTAGATCTGTTCAACCACACTTACCTGCTTGCAGTTATTGACCGTAAAGAAGTCCTAGAATGCAGGCAAGAAGCAGGGAAGATGCAGCACATGTTAGAGAGACAGTGTAGTCTGGTGAATTCAGCCAAAACAAACTCAAACAGGCATGTGCACATGATGACATTACTGGGGCGGTGAATGGGGAGAGTGAGGGTGCATGAAAGCAGAGCCTTCTGGGAAGTCTGTAAATGCAGTGTAAATATGTGTGTGCACTGAAAGATGCATGCTACTGTAGTTGCTCACAGATGATAATGTATAAACAACAGCTACCTCTCCAACTCCAATAGTGGCCAACATTGGTCTTTTCTCTagcaaattaaaaattattttcatgatgTGGAAATCTGCACAGTTCTGAGAAACTACAACAAATGATCGCAATCGACAGGATATTAGAAACAGTTATCATGCGAAAAAGAAAAAGCAACtgcaagaaataaagtcagttaaGTTGCAACTGTGACATATTGAAtcgcaattaaaataaataaagtcagaaAACCGAGATATTAAGTTGTAGGCATGAGTTAAATTATATAAGctacattataatttatttgtacTTGTGAAAATGGCTTTCATAATTAAATCTATAAAATTTTCAGAATTTGGTGAAATTGGAGAAGTATAATGAATAGgttttaatgcattatgcatgcttccatttttcttttttcttctctaaTTTGACTGTAATGCCATAAGAAATATATGTAATCGCTTTATGAGACTAAGTGTGTGGTATGCCAAGCGTAATGAGGACAGTTTGCCAATGTCTGCTTTTCATAGAAAACTGCTGGTGATATCAACGCATTATACAATCTGCTAATTCAAACCCCATGCTCTGTGATGCAGGATTACCATGGGTAACCGTATGAATAGCATGCATGAGAGACAGTGAATGCTTTGTGAGATCATCTTGGATGAAAACCAGAGAAAGAAGCATTGTTTAGTGACCTGTTGCCTCTGATAGGCAGAGAAGGTCTTCTCAATGTCCACCAAGTCTAGGATTTTGAAAACTTTGCTGTCGTCAATGTCTGCCCAGACAGTTCCCTCAAGCTTGTTCTGTGAAATAGAGTGGGATGTTTAACTCAATTATTGTCCAGTGCAAATCACATGTTGTAAGTCACATgctatatttaattaattgtaataacttgagtaaaaaatgcattgcaaaattgaaaaataagttgaaaaaaatgcatataaataaatctgcaaaataaataagcattttatttaatgcaaaaaaaaaaagatgataaaaaTGCCTTCATATCATTAAAAGtctaaataaacaacattttattcaatGCTTAAGTACATAGATAAAAATGGTTCCGTAAAacaaaaaattttaataacattttattcaattaaattcaaacgAGTATAGATGGAAATAGTTTAAAGAAGGTAAatctaaaaaaatgaaattaaataataaaaaggacaGATCAAAAtggatgtatttaatttaaaatgtaaataattaataaaaaaaaacaaaatactatttaaaaagtctaaatataaaaatagtttcatgatattaaacattttaaatatagtctTCTAACCATATGACATTCTGCTGACAACCTGGCAAAATATAGGACAATTTCTGTCACTACACTTCACAGACTCTGTGACTGTTAGAATGCACAAGTCAGCCCCTGTGATCCATGCCAGTCTCACCTCAGACAGCTTGGCCCAGTTGAAGGACTTGAGTGGATTGGACGGCTGAGGAATGCTTTTCTTCTTCAGGGAAGGTCCCATGGGAGCTCCTGGTGGAGGCGGAGCTGCACCGAAAGGAGTACGTCCAGGGGGTGGCGGGGGGCAACCAGGGGGTGGTGGAGGAGGTGGCGGCATCAGGGCGCTGCCcggtggaggaggtggtggaggaggcATCATGCCACCCggtggaggtggaggaggtggagggggtAGGAGAGGCCCACCTGGAGGACCGGCGATGGGAGGACCTCCAGGAACACTGGCTATTTGTCTCTAGAAACACAAAAGGAATGAACGGTGGTGGGTTGTTAATGTTTGCCTTggtaaaaagacatttatttttgtttatatttctgcCATCTTCAGCGTACCGTGCTGAGGTCATGTAGTCTGGCAGTCATTTCTGACACCTTCAGCTTGACTAGTTTATGTTCCCCCATTTCTCTTTCTAACTTCTCTTTCATCTTGTTGAGCGTCTGCATCATCTCCTCCTTCTCCTGAGTTTTTGCATCACACTCTCGCTCCTTCTTTTCCAGCTTCTGTTGAAGCTCATGGTGATCTACAAGACAAAGATGTTAAAGGGCTAAATGTTACAAATCTGTACAATGCATTCCAACCTGCTCAATCGAACTGAAATAAATAACCTATGTGTCAGAATTAACATAATTGTGAGATAACAACTCAGAGAATCTATTCTGAGCTGATGAAATTATTAGTTTATATGGCAATGCTAACGTTGCCTAATAGATGTCAATTAATTATTAACAagttataaatgaatacattttcaagTCACTCAGTGTTCAAGTTTGATGACTTTGTCATTGTTGTTTAATCAGAGTGATAATTCCTACATGAACAGGTGAAGACGAggaaaaaaatgcatacaaataaactgcaaaataaaatgatcttctgaatgaatgaataaacaaacattatataaaatgcttaaaatgacAACTAAAGAAGTTTCatgaaatcaaatatatatatatatatatatatatatatatatatatatatattagggctgtcaaaaatagcgcgttaacggcgttaattagttgtttgtcgttaattacgtcaaatttctTAACGCATTttacgcatgcgcagtgtgacaaattatttaggtcaggaaagtctcgtcgatctctgaattctcaagatagtaaaaaacagcggcgagcgctgcgacgaaaacaccgaagaagcttaaggttttaccccagttactcgcaaatacattcatgccaagctcgataaacagagacgactttggtagttgatacgctggagcttcttcctgttatagcgtcctgtgtttcacactgcccatgcgcagaacgcatacatgcaatgcagcgaaaattacagctgtttggaaaagcatttgcatttttacttggttttactggcacttgaagccttcagaacgtgaaaatatcgatcctaaagtattgtggcagagcaaatgaacacctccaaaaaacaagagtgcccagagtgcagagggcgcatgtttgtgtttctgagttcattctttggagtttctctatgcataatttcatagatatgtggctatatttaaccactggttcacctaaaactcttacactatctgtagttaaatggcatggtttgatatagtgctcaggtaaatttgatctaagtaaatgttaaacttttgaaattcagaaaaaaaagaaccacatactgatgaatcaatacatgaaaattatgtatctgtgtcctgttatttatttatcttttggtacgcatttcagaaaaaaaaaatggttaggattcaggtgtaattgcaaatagtgattaatcatgattaatccactgaaaattctgattaatttgattaaaaattttaatcatttgacagccctaatatatatatacaagtcaCATGAAATTCAAGAATGGTAATTCCTACAAGATGTGAATACATCAACAGTTACAGAGAAttgaatcttaatgcaaaaaacaGTCTGTGGTAAAAGAAACATCAATGTGGACAACATGTGCTGACCTTTACGCATTTTTTCTGCCTGTTCCTTCCACTGTTTCACCTCATTCTCGTTGACAAGCCTGAAAGAGGATAAGTGATGAGATTTAAGGAAAACTCATTACTCCACTGCAGATCTTAATTTATTTGGCAAAGACTTAATGAGGGCATAAAAAAACTACAACTAATCTAAATACACAGCAACATATAGATGCCAAagaaagtcttaaaaaaaaaaaaaaaactaaaatgattatgacaaagttgcaaaaaaaaaaaaaaagagagagaaactcaCATTCGAACCACATTCTTTACATTGAAGTTTTCTAATGGTGTGACGTCAGGGTCGTGACCTTTGTCATTCTGCAGGACCATCTGTTGAACAATGCGGTCCAGGAGCAGCCAGTACTGCACAGTGTTTCCACTTCTCTTATCTAAAACAAAGGGCAGATTCAAGCATTTCTGCATGCAGAACACTTAAAGTCATTTGTGGCATTAACCCAACTAGTTTCTGCATTAATAAACAGATTACTACACATAATCTAGTTATAAACTATGAGGGCCAAAACAAATGATCTATTCAGATTATTCtgtattttatgttgtgtttAACTTGGAAAATcccaataaacataataaataaaaaaagaagaaaggaagAAATAAAGTAAGTCCAAACAATGAGGTAAGCACTCACGAGGCATTAGCAGGCAATGCTGAAGAACGGACATAAAGTGCGGATATGCATCTGTGTGGGCCAGCTTCTTCCGTACAAGCTCAAAAACCTGTGTCGCACTCTTCGTGTCTATATGCATCTGAAAAAAAGTGTTAGATCAATTCTATACAATAGTATTAAATGGCAAAgtatatgattaaaaatacatatgattatttaaataataattgacaTTTTATAACACTAAttgtaaacaatatatatttacaaaaaaaaaaattattaataaaattctaCTCACAGACTCAAAGCGCCTGGATAACGTGAGCTCATCATCATTTCTCAGCATCTCAAAGTAATCCAAATGCCtgaggagacaaaaaaaaaagagagaaacagcaAAATCAAGATGCTCAAATTTACTGTTTATTAAGATTATATTAAAAGTTAGTGATTGTGGCCCTTACCTGTCTAAAGTAGAGTTTTCATGTGACCTAAGTTTGTCAATGACGGGCTGAATCCCCAACATGAGGAACTCGTATCGCAAATGAACCCGGAACTCAAGGCTGGCCTACGGGTTCATTCAAGAGCAAACAGCAGAGTTATCTTGGTAGATGCTTATAGAAGAAACCacagaaattaaaatgtgttaaaataagtGTGGAAACAGCCAAAATGGCTTACTTCACCAGCTCCTTGGCTTAAAACAGCATTAATGAAGGACATAATGGCCGTTTTCAGGCTGACCTCGTCCCTGTACCGCCCTGTACTTTTGTCCAGATCATTCACTAACGTCTGTGACAAAAGAAATTTAAGGGATAATCATTTGTGCTGATACAGTCTCTCTTGATGTTTTCATACTGTACTTGGATTAAAGGCTTTAAACAAACTAGCCCACCTGAAATCGTGTACGCTCACAAGAGAACTTTTGATAGTGCAACATGGCCTCCAAAATCTTCTTGTGGCCGCCCGGCACTAAACACACTGCACCCATGATCTCCAGCACCGCCACTTTGGTCTTGACGTTCTCTGTGGCCAGACTCTGAGCGATGATGTTGATGCTCTCGGAGTGAGAGAGCACGTGAGCGCGACCCTGGGAGTTGTTCATCAGGGCTTTGATGCAGCCGATGAGGGAAGTGTGAATCTGAGACTCGGTGGTCTCGTAATCCATGCTCTTCAGGAAGTTCAGGATGCAAGTCAGGCCGTCCATGTCAATGAACCGTGTTACAAACCTATGAGGAATGAATTCAGCTGTTTGTTAAACATCTTTCCCGCTTATATTAAATTTCATAAGCCaagatagaaaataaataaattaaagctttAACTGTAAAAGCCatcatattatacattttctaatttaatttaattttcttttctttttttattaccatATAACTTTGGAGTTACAATATGATTTCCTAGGATATAAGGAAattacggtaacactttagaataaggttccattagttaatgttagttaatgtattaattaacatgaacaaacaatgaataatacatttattactgtatttattcatcttcgttaatgttagttaatgaaaatacagttattcattgttagttcatggtaattcacagtgcattaactaatgttaacaagcacaacttctgatttaaataattcatgagtaaatgttgaaataacatGAACTAAggcttataaatgctgtagaaggattgttcttgcttagttcatgttaacgaaagtagttaactaacattaactaatggaaccttattctaaagtgttaccgaaattaCTATGGAacacagaaattaaaaataaataaatgactttatgaatatacagttaatttgttattaaatttAGTACTGAATAAATTAATCCTCActtcataataattaattaattcaattttttttttttaatttctgcagGATTGGGCCTccataactatatatattttttatatatttctcctTCACTCCAAAGCAGAGGTAAATCTTCCATTatagcaaataaaaataattacagtagAATGTAGCATATGTAACATTCTTTTTGATAAAAATAGAACtttcaataaaattatttatttttatattaacattttattttatttattggtaaAAGTGAAGAGATGACAGGAAATTATGGGGAGAAGATGGTGCAATGGGACTGCCACAAGACATGGGCTGTATTCAAACCCACAATAATTTGCGACATGAGCTCCAACCCAGGCATGCGTGTTAACCGCTAGGCCACGGTTCTGAAAACAATTTGTAAATCTGAAAATGACTGACTCCACAGGGAGGTGATGAATGTATAATGATATATCACATCGGTAGCTAGATTTATAGCCTATAAAGCCCTAGACTTTTAAATACAAttggacaaaactgtgaatggTTTGGTTTGGATTGGTTTGATATGCATCCTGAAGGTTATTAGGCCCAAAGAGGGCTGGACTGCTTTGACCCGAGCCCTGCAGAGGTCTCTGCTGATGATCTATGACCCCAGGATCATATGGTAAGAGCAGGAACTACTAATCAAAcccatgtgtatgtgtgcatgtgtgtgatcaAATTAATCTCATTTGTGTAATGAGATCCCAAAGCACACACTATAAGGGAAGCATTTGTTTAATAACAGAGTGAGGTACTTGCCAATGGAAAAATCATTGACGTGTTAAACTATCGACTTGAGACAGATGTCCTCATCTTCAAATACAAGCAATAAAGTAAGCTAAGctatttttgttgctgttgtttggaTTTTGATTTAGTGAACAAATATGGATTATTTGAGGTATAAAGTCCAACAAAAAAAGAGATGTTTTGAATTATTattgcattgtaaaaaaataacCGTTTTCAATTTTGCTGTTTACAAAATAGTTCTCTTATGCTAAAAAAGGCTGcatttttgaagaaaaatatattaagaacagtactattttataatattattgcaaattaaaatacctttttctattggaatatattttaaaatgtaatattttcttctgacggcaaagctgaattttcagcagtcagtcTTCggtgtcagaaatcattctaatatgctgatttgttgcttaagAAAGATTTCTGCTttcttgtgct
The sequence above is a segment of the Carassius gibelio isolate Cgi1373 ecotype wild population from Czech Republic chromosome A20, carGib1.2-hapl.c, whole genome shotgun sequence genome. Coding sequences within it:
- the LOC127938683 gene encoding disheveled-associated activator of morphogenesis 1 isoform X2, with the translated sequence MAPRKRGGGGHGMSFFFCCFQSSDHPEITYRLREDFALQAMEPALPLPSYDELDAMFSELVDELDLTEKHREAMFALPAEKKWQIYCSKKKEQEETKGATSWPEYYIDQLNSMAARKTLLVLEKEEEEERNKTIESLKTALRTQPMRFVTRFIDMDGLTCILNFLKSMDYETTESQIHTSLIGCIKALMNNSQGRAHVLSHSESINIIAQSLATENVKTKVAVLEIMGAVCLVPGGHKKILEAMLHYQKFSCERTRFQTLVNDLDKSTGRYRDEVSLKTAIMSFINAVLSQGAGEASLEFRVHLRYEFLMLGIQPVIDKLRSHENSTLDRHLDYFEMLRNDDELTLSRRFESMHIDTKSATQVFELVRKKLAHTDAYPHFMSVLQHCLLMPHKRSGNTVQYWLLLDRIVQQMVLQNDKGHDPDVTPLENFNVKNVVRMLVNENEVKQWKEQAEKMRKDHHELQQKLEKKERECDAKTQEKEEMMQTLNKMKEKLEREMGEHKLVKLKVSEMTARLHDLSTRQIASVPGGPPIAGPPGGPLLPPPPPPPPPGGMMPPPPPPPPGSALMPPPPPPPPGCPPPPPGRTPFGAAPPPPGAPMGPSLKKKSIPQPSNPLKSFNWAKLSENKLEGTVWADIDDSKVFKILDLVDIEKTFSAYQRQQKEVEDDALSSKKVKELSVIDGRRAQNCNILLSRMKLSNEEIKRAILTMDEQEDLPKDMLEQMMKFVPEKCDVDLLEEHKHELDRMAKADRFLYEMSRINHYQQRLQSLYFKKKFAERISEIKPKVEALTKASKEVLHSRNLKQLLEVVLAFGNYMNKGQRGNAYGFKISSLNKIADTKSSIDKNITLLHYLITILEKKYSKVMLFSEELQNVPEAAKVNMTELEKEINHLRSGLKSVESELEFQKQRPQEYGDKFVSVVSQFITVASFSFSDVEDSLSEARELFLKVVKHFGEDADKMQPDEFFGIFDQFLQSFAEARQENENMRRRKEEEERRARMEVQLKEQRDKERKARKAKENGEDDGGEFDDLVSALRSGEVFDKDLSKMKRNRRRINSQTSDSGRERPVTKLNF
- the LOC127938683 gene encoding disheveled-associated activator of morphogenesis 1 isoform X1, whose product is MAPRKRGGGGHGMSFFFCCFQSSDHPEITYRLREDFALQAMEPALPLPSYDELDAMFSELVDELDLTEKHREAMFALPAEKKWQIYCSKKKEQEETKGATSWPEYYIDQLNSMAARKTLLVLEKEEEEERNKTIESLKTALRTQPMRFVTRFIDMDGLTCILNFLKSMDYETTESQIHTSLIGCIKALMNNSQGRAHVLSHSESINIIAQSLATENVKTKVAVLEIMGAVCLVPGGHKKILEAMLHYQKFSCERTRFQTLVNDLDKSTGRYRDEVSLKTAIMSFINAVLSQGAGEASLEFRVHLRYEFLMLGIQPVIDKLRSHENSTLDRHLDYFEMLRNDDELTLSRRFESMHIDTKSATQVFELVRKKLAHTDAYPHFMSVLQHCLLMPHKRSGNTVQYWLLLDRIVQQMVLQNDKGHDPDVTPLENFNVKNVVRMLVNENEVKQWKEQAEKMRKDHHELQQKLEKKERECDAKTQEKEEMMQTLNKMKEKLEREMGEHKLVKLKVSEMTARLHDLSTRQIASVPGGPPIAGPPGGPLLPPPPPPPPPGGMMPPPPPPPPGSALMPPPPPPPPGCPPPPPGRTPFGAAPPPPGAPMGPSLKKKSIPQPSNPLKSFNWAKLSENKLEGTVWADIDDSKVFKILDLVDIEKTFSAYQRQQDFFTVNNCKQKEVEDDALSSKKVKELSVIDGRRAQNCNILLSRMKLSNEEIKRAILTMDEQEDLPKDMLEQMMKFVPEKCDVDLLEEHKHELDRMAKADRFLYEMSRINHYQQRLQSLYFKKKFAERISEIKPKVEALTKASKEVLHSRNLKQLLEVVLAFGNYMNKGQRGNAYGFKISSLNKIADTKSSIDKNITLLHYLITILEKKYSKVMLFSEELQNVPEAAKVNMTELEKEINHLRSGLKSVESELEFQKQRPQEYGDKFVSVVSQFITVASFSFSDVEDSLSEARELFLKVVKHFGEDADKMQPDEFFGIFDQFLQSFAEARQENENMRRRKEEEERRARMEVQLKEQRDKERKARKAKENGEDDGGEFDDLVSALRSGEVFDKDLSKMKRNRRRINSQTSDSGRERPVTKLNF